A region from the Nitrospira sp. genome encodes:
- a CDS encoding ATP-binding protein, with protein sequence MTMPATQSKQNAETHLQRTLNTALNELGTDSALAAIFHQDQGPLVSHAARGFTPRDVQAILRTLSTQAAIQSIPNDQEAGRTVRLRLITPGAKSLLGMPLRHRQRTYGFLVIARKENATFAKKEKGLIEQAGDDITKALEREGLFDMNVVLSRPYVSREPAPAAPAVAEMFAAPTAQFTPELEEKIIKVLEEASQYTTYDRAWACYYDPLAGSMEVLGVAGDQKSEKDSKKDMRAGHRLTLDSSASGWAVRHRKPRVDHDLASTQGRFLDHKHLYKERFVSSLVVPFFVRGQVGGTLTLGSKEAGRYQATDARTLEPIILKLADLLQAPPAPVVVPVAQPEAGSDNAVVSDAAPTILEPVIRKQERQAAIGEFSAFLATEIREPIGAIRSQLEEVTAEGILDFDPQTRVENAMRDLIRVEAILNEILDFAKPLELNRRLCRIPEVLESALVVVGTDLEVTRIQVTKDYATQIAPVRGDEAKLQQVFLSIFKNAGEAMTPGGHLHIQVTQHRAGRGIEVQILIKNDGAPIPAEILDKVFEPFFTTKRSGTGLGLATVKKIIEEHGGSIAIASAPGEGTTLTIRLPGVSRGPAFRHRGRGRRPARRPTA encoded by the coding sequence ATGACCATGCCTGCGACGCAATCGAAACAGAACGCTGAAACCCATTTGCAACGGACGTTGAATACCGCCCTGAATGAACTCGGGACGGATTCGGCGCTCGCCGCCATCTTCCACCAGGATCAAGGGCCGCTCGTCAGCCATGCCGCCCGCGGCTTTACCCCGCGCGACGTGCAAGCCATTTTACGGACGCTCTCAACCCAGGCTGCGATCCAATCCATACCGAACGATCAGGAAGCCGGGCGCACCGTCCGATTGCGGCTCATTACGCCTGGCGCCAAGTCGCTCCTCGGCATGCCGCTCCGCCATCGCCAGCGCACCTACGGTTTTCTTGTTATCGCCCGAAAAGAAAATGCCACCTTCGCCAAGAAGGAAAAAGGCCTGATTGAACAGGCCGGCGACGACATCACGAAGGCGTTGGAGCGCGAAGGCCTGTTCGACATGAATGTGGTGCTTAGCCGCCCCTATGTGTCTCGCGAGCCGGCACCGGCCGCTCCGGCGGTCGCGGAAATGTTTGCCGCACCGACCGCGCAATTCACGCCTGAGTTGGAAGAAAAAATCATCAAGGTGCTGGAAGAAGCGAGCCAGTACACGACGTATGACCGGGCCTGGGCCTGTTATTACGATCCCCTCGCGGGCAGCATGGAAGTGCTCGGCGTGGCCGGCGATCAGAAGAGCGAGAAGGACAGCAAGAAGGACATGCGCGCCGGGCACCGGCTCACACTCGATAGCTCGGCCTCCGGCTGGGCCGTCAGGCACCGGAAGCCTCGTGTCGACCATGACCTGGCCTCGACCCAAGGGCGCTTCCTCGACCATAAGCATCTGTATAAAGAACGGTTCGTCTCCTCTCTCGTGGTTCCGTTCTTTGTCCGCGGGCAAGTCGGCGGAACGCTGACGCTCGGGTCGAAAGAGGCAGGGCGCTACCAAGCCACTGACGCCCGCACATTGGAACCGATCATCCTGAAGCTCGCCGACCTCCTCCAAGCGCCGCCAGCCCCGGTCGTAGTCCCGGTGGCCCAGCCGGAAGCCGGATCCGACAACGCCGTCGTCTCCGATGCGGCGCCGACGATTCTGGAGCCGGTGATCCGCAAGCAGGAGCGGCAAGCCGCCATCGGAGAGTTCAGCGCCTTCCTTGCCACGGAAATCCGGGAGCCGATCGGAGCCATCCGTTCCCAGCTGGAAGAAGTGACCGCCGAAGGCATTCTTGATTTTGATCCGCAAACCCGCGTCGAAAACGCCATGCGTGATTTGATCCGGGTCGAAGCGATCCTGAACGAGATCCTCGATTTCGCAAAGCCACTCGAACTGAACCGACGCCTCTGCCGCATTCCCGAAGTGCTCGAAAGCGCGTTAGTAGTGGTGGGAACCGATCTGGAGGTCACGCGCATCCAAGTCACAAAGGACTACGCGACGCAAATCGCCCCGGTGCGCGGCGATGAAGCAAAACTCCAGCAGGTCTTTCTGAGCATCTTCAAGAATGCCGGCGAGGCCATGACTCCCGGCGGCCATCTGCACATTCAAGTGACCCAACATCGCGCCGGCCGCGGCATTGAAGTACAGATCCTCATCAAGAACGATGGCGCCCCTATTCCGGCTGAAATTCTCGACAAGGTCTTCGAGCCGTTCTTTACGACGAAGCGGTCCGGAACCGGCTTGGGCCTCGCGACCGTCAAGAAAATCATCGAAGAGCATGGCGGATCGATTGCCATTGCCAGCGCCCCCGGCGAAGGCACCACGCTGACGATTCGCCTCCCCGGCGTGAGCCGAGGACCGGCTTTCCGCCATCGCGGGCGGGGCCGGAGACCGGCTCGGAGACCTACGGCCTAG
- a CDS encoding DNA-3-methyladenine glycosylase — MRMHRKVLSRQHFSRPTVQVARSLIGKYLVRFIDGREIAGKIIEVEAYVGPRDKACHASKGKTQRTEVMFGPSGMAYVYLIYGMHHCLNVVTEREEFPAAVLIRAIEVDEVLIDGPGRLCRALHIDRSLNRIDLTARESLWFEDRGSRILRRQVAALPRIGVDYAGAWAKKPWRFRLHRAENARPRRSQE; from the coding sequence ATGAGGATGCACCGAAAAGTTCTTTCCCGGCAGCACTTCTCTCGTCCCACCGTTCAAGTCGCTCGGTCGTTGATCGGCAAGTATCTCGTCCGGTTCATTGACGGGCGTGAGATCGCGGGAAAGATTATCGAAGTCGAGGCCTATGTCGGCCCGCGGGATAAGGCCTGCCATGCCTCCAAAGGAAAAACGCAAAGAACCGAGGTGATGTTCGGTCCAAGCGGCATGGCCTACGTGTATCTCATTTACGGGATGCATCACTGTTTGAATGTCGTGACGGAGCGGGAGGAGTTTCCTGCGGCGGTACTGATCCGGGCGATTGAAGTCGATGAAGTGCTGATCGATGGTCCCGGGCGGCTCTGCCGCGCATTGCACATTGACCGGAGCTTGAATCGAATCGATCTGACGGCTCGGGAGTCACTCTGGTTTGAGGATCGGGGAAGCCGGATCTTGCGGCGGCAGGTAGCCGCGCTCCCCAGAATCGGTGTCGACTATGCCGGTGCTTGGGCGAAGAAACCTTGGCGATTTCGATTGCACCGGGCGGAGAATGCGAGGCCGAGGCGAAGCCAGGAGTAG
- a CDS encoding phage holin family protein, with amino-acid sequence MERIQISRFAQASPFHGGLRAALTRVITTGIAVFLAVAIVPGIEAATLTAGVAAVLVLTFLNLILRPILLILTLPLIVLSLGLFLVVVNALLLEFTAYLVKDFTVSGFWPAVGGALVISIVTSLLNMRRLEPPPVEQVIVERRAPKIINPD; translated from the coding sequence ATGGAGAGGATTCAGATATCCCGATTCGCGCAGGCCTCCCCCTTCCACGGCGGGCTGCGGGCCGCGCTCACCCGCGTGATCACGACCGGTATTGCGGTCTTTCTGGCCGTAGCCATCGTGCCCGGCATCGAAGCCGCGACGTTGACCGCGGGCGTGGCCGCCGTCCTGGTGCTGACGTTTTTGAATCTCATCCTGCGGCCGATTCTCTTGATCCTCACGCTCCCGCTGATCGTCCTGTCGCTAGGACTGTTCCTCGTGGTGGTGAATGCCCTGCTTCTGGAATTCACCGCCTACCTCGTGAAAGATTTTACCGTGTCGGGATTCTGGCCGGCCGTCGGCGGTGCGCTGGTCATCAGCATCGTCACCAGCCTCTTGAACATGCGCCGACTCGAACCGCCGCCGGTTGAGCAGGTCATCGTCGAACGCCGGGCTCCGAAGATTATCAATCCAGACTGA
- a CDS encoding DUF3842 family protein, with protein sequence MRVCVIDGRGGGLGCQLVLGLKAALGPECQIVALGTNVAAAEAMKRAGAEQAAAGPQAIMSTVPTVDVIVASLNMVLPGAMLGEVTPEIVTAILAAKAKKVLLPLNRAQVEIVGSEDRTLDMLIARSLTRVHALVQPAYRA encoded by the coding sequence GTGCGGGTCTGTGTGATCGATGGTCGAGGCGGGGGCCTGGGCTGTCAGTTGGTGTTGGGGCTGAAGGCGGCCTTGGGGCCGGAGTGCCAGATTGTCGCCCTGGGGACGAACGTGGCCGCCGCCGAAGCGATGAAGCGTGCCGGGGCCGAGCAGGCGGCCGCCGGCCCCCAGGCTATTATGAGCACGGTTCCGACGGTTGATGTCATTGTGGCATCGTTGAACATGGTGCTGCCCGGTGCCATGTTGGGTGAGGTTACTCCTGAGATTGTGACAGCGATTCTTGCGGCAAAGGCCAAGAAGGTGTTGTTGCCGCTGAATCGAGCTCAGGTTGAGATTGTGGGAAGCGAAGATCGGACCTTGGATATGTTGATCGCCCGATCTCTCACGCGTGTCCATGCCTTAGTGCAGCCGGCCTACCGGGCGTAA
- a CDS encoding cytochrome c — MKAKLIGMIMILVVGGLALLGWFGYQMFTTGFSAKAEPNPLEVLLARQVRYLAIPLEHRNKPNPVPVTPDVVQDGLAHFADHCATCHANDGSGQTPIGKNVYPKAPDLRESPTQTMSDGELFWVIHNGIRFTAMPAWGEGDPEQDLDSWKLVHFIRHLPKLTPQELDTMKSLNPKSQHAADEEAAFDKFLQGDDSAATTAGSGHHH; from the coding sequence ATGAAAGCCAAACTCATCGGTATGATCATGATCCTGGTTGTCGGCGGACTGGCGTTGCTGGGCTGGTTCGGCTATCAGATGTTCACAACCGGGTTCAGCGCCAAAGCCGAACCCAATCCGCTTGAAGTCTTACTGGCGCGGCAAGTCCGCTATCTGGCTATTCCGCTTGAGCACCGCAACAAGCCGAATCCTGTGCCGGTCACCCCGGACGTGGTGCAGGATGGATTGGCCCACTTTGCCGATCACTGCGCCACCTGCCACGCAAACGACGGCAGCGGCCAAACGCCGATCGGCAAGAATGTCTATCCGAAAGCGCCGGATCTGCGCGAATCACCGACCCAGACCATGTCGGACGGCGAACTCTTCTGGGTAATTCATAATGGCATTCGCTTTACTGCCATGCCGGCCTGGGGCGAAGGCGATCCGGAGCAGGATCTCGATAGCTGGAAGCTGGTGCATTTCATTCGCCATTTGCCCAAACTCACACCTCAGGAACTGGACACGATGAAGTCGCTGAATCCGAAGTCCCAGCATGCGGCGGACGAGGAAGCGGCCTTCGATAAATTTCTTCAAGGCGATGACTCGGCTGCCACGACAGCAGGGTCCGGTCATCATCATTAA
- a CDS encoding NAD-dependent epimerase/dehydratase family protein, with protein sequence MKALVTGATGFVGAAVVRALIKTGVEVRVLARRDSDFSNLQQFKIDGAYGDLRDKESLRKALIGCQQLYHVAAHYALWARNPAIFYDVNVTGTKNLLEAARDVGTERIVYCSTIGAIGLPPGGGLGTEDTPVSLEQMAGHYKRSKYLAELEVLKLAQQGLPVVIVNPSAPVGEGDVKPTPTGQMIVEFMRGRMPAYIETGMNIVDVDDVAAGHLLAMQKGRIGERYILGTKNLMLREVFEILSRLTGVNMPTVKLPRELILPLAYLNLAFSWVTGIPPRIPLEGVKMAKYKMHYDCSKAIRELGIPQTPPEVALEKAVRWFRDHHYA encoded by the coding sequence ATGAAAGCTCTGGTCACAGGCGCAACTGGATTCGTCGGCGCGGCAGTCGTCCGCGCCTTGATCAAGACCGGCGTCGAGGTTCGTGTGTTGGCCCGCCGCGACAGCGACTTCTCCAATCTGCAACAATTTAAGATCGACGGAGCCTACGGCGACCTGCGCGACAAGGAATCGCTGCGCAAGGCCCTCATCGGCTGCCAGCAGCTGTACCACGTCGCCGCGCACTACGCGCTCTGGGCTCGCAATCCGGCCATCTTCTACGATGTGAATGTGACCGGCACGAAAAATCTGCTGGAAGCCGCGCGGGACGTCGGTACGGAACGCATCGTCTACTGCAGCACCATCGGCGCAATCGGGCTGCCGCCGGGAGGCGGGTTGGGCACCGAAGACACGCCGGTGTCGCTCGAACAAATGGCCGGCCACTACAAACGCTCAAAGTACCTGGCCGAGCTGGAAGTCCTGAAGCTGGCCCAACAGGGGCTGCCGGTCGTGATCGTCAATCCCAGCGCGCCGGTCGGCGAAGGCGACGTCAAGCCGACTCCCACCGGGCAGATGATCGTCGAGTTCATGAGAGGCCGCATGCCGGCCTATATTGAGACGGGCATGAACATCGTCGATGTCGATGATGTCGCCGCCGGCCATCTCCTCGCCATGCAGAAAGGTCGAATCGGCGAACGCTATATTCTCGGCACGAAGAATCTGATGTTGCGGGAAGTCTTCGAGATCTTGAGTCGCTTGACCGGCGTCAACATGCCAACCGTGAAGCTCCCGCGGGAGCTCATTCTCCCGTTGGCCTACCTGAATCTGGCCTTCTCCTGGGTGACCGGCATCCCCCCGCGCATTCCGCTGGAAGGGGTGAAGATGGCCAAGTACAAGATGCACTACGATTGCAGCAAAGCGATCCGCGAACTCGGGATCCCCCAAACACCGCCGGAAGTCGCGCTCGAAAAAGCGGTGCGATGGTTCCGCGATCACCACTACGCCTGA
- a CDS encoding Do family serine endopeptidase: protein MNRTTVVTVWTLTLCLGSLLVAGPGLAATHLVPVANGHDLQNQVKATAIKVIPAVVSIASTVMVRDQAFSDETLPFGLFKEPPARRQYGQGSGVIVSPDGYIITNNHVVADAVDVEVILADRRQYKGKVVATDPKTDVAVVKINATNLPTVPWADSSTLAVGEFVLAIGNPLGLSRTVTFGIVSAVGRADVGVADFEDFIQTDAPINPGNSGGALVNVNGELVGINTAIASPTGGSVGVGFAIPSNMARAAMQSLIKTGRVVRGFLGASTQDVSPSLGKIFRLPDVKGAIVTDLQAKGSAERAGLKRGDVVVRFDGRDVMDSGQLRNLVAQSPIGSKHRLDLIREGKAYQAELTVQEAPRERAKKAQNPSAAASTAHPLTGVVFDDVTPPLARQMDLAVNSGVVVTDIEEGSLAESSGLQPGDVVLELNRQAIHNFATFQRLADPLKPSDLALLLVNRQGNALYIPIQGE, encoded by the coding sequence ATGAATCGAACGACGGTTGTCACGGTCTGGACTCTGACTCTCTGCCTGGGAAGCCTCCTGGTAGCCGGGCCGGGCCTGGCTGCGACGCATCTGGTGCCCGTCGCCAACGGGCACGACCTGCAAAACCAGGTGAAGGCGACGGCCATCAAAGTTATTCCTGCTGTCGTGAGCATCGCCTCTACGGTGATGGTGCGCGATCAGGCGTTCAGCGACGAGACGCTCCCGTTCGGTCTGTTCAAGGAACCGCCGGCGCGCCGCCAGTACGGGCAAGGCTCCGGCGTGATCGTTTCGCCGGACGGGTACATCATTACGAACAACCATGTTGTCGCCGACGCGGTGGATGTGGAAGTGATTTTGGCCGATCGGCGGCAATATAAAGGAAAAGTCGTTGCCACCGATCCGAAGACCGATGTGGCGGTGGTGAAGATCAACGCCACCAATCTTCCGACCGTGCCCTGGGCGGATTCCAGCACGTTGGCCGTCGGAGAGTTTGTCTTGGCGATCGGCAACCCGCTCGGGCTGAGCCGGACGGTGACGTTCGGCATCGTCAGCGCGGTCGGGCGGGCGGATGTGGGCGTGGCCGACTTCGAAGATTTCATTCAGACCGATGCGCCGATCAATCCGGGGAATTCCGGCGGGGCGCTCGTGAACGTCAACGGAGAGCTGGTCGGAATCAATACGGCGATCGCGAGCCCGACCGGCGGCAGTGTCGGTGTCGGCTTTGCGATTCCGAGCAATATGGCGCGGGCTGCGATGCAGAGTTTGATCAAGACCGGCCGGGTCGTCCGGGGATTTCTCGGGGCCTCGACTCAGGACGTGAGTCCGTCGCTGGGGAAGATCTTTCGCTTGCCGGACGTCAAGGGCGCGATCGTGACCGATCTGCAAGCCAAGGGATCGGCGGAGCGAGCCGGGCTCAAGCGTGGAGATGTGGTGGTGCGGTTCGACGGCCGGGATGTGATGGACAGCGGGCAGTTGCGCAACCTCGTGGCGCAATCGCCGATCGGCAGCAAACACCGGCTGGACCTCATTCGCGAGGGCAAGGCCTATCAAGCGGAGTTGACGGTGCAGGAAGCTCCGCGTGAACGGGCGAAGAAAGCGCAGAACCCATCCGCCGCTGCTTCAACGGCGCACCCGCTGACGGGCGTGGTCTTCGACGACGTGACTCCGCCGCTGGCCCGTCAGATGGATCTGGCCGTCAACAGCGGCGTGGTGGTGACGGATATCGAAGAAGGCAGTCTCGCGGAGTCCTCAGGCCTGCAACCGGGCGACGTGGTGCTCGAACTCAACCGGCAGGCCATCCACAACTTTGCGACCTTCCAGCGCCTTGCCGACCCTCTCAAGCCCAGCGATCTCGCGCTCCTGCTCGTCAACCGGCAGGGCAATGCGTTATACATCCCCATCCAGGGCGAGTAG
- a CDS encoding TonB-dependent receptor plug domain-containing protein — MRRHVVAVIVMCLAVSGIERAAAHDPDVPELEVPEVSVIGERPVAASSQQFIPDKEYLLQPQGRPAQVLRLIPGFLAVEHSGGAGKADQYFLRGFDADHGTDVAFFADGMPINLRSHGHGQGYTDLNFIIPETIEGLDVNKGAYLPEYGDFATAGAVNFRTRDVVKEGVVQSAGGQFSTTRNLLMFSPTTEKVRTLIAAEGYYTNGPFQSDNRYFRANLFGKLTTNLSGRDELSITGTFHKAQWNASGEIPLRAVTDGSLDRFGAIDPSEGGKTMRSTAKLKYHYDTTSGGQFFANAYAQHYQLDLYTNFTFFQNDPVNGDGIVQSDRRVVYGGDLGYKQRGEVLGLPAIGTIGFQARVDDIHAKLGTQTTRVMTGTTTDTDILEASYAPFVKAEVQPTDWLRLAGGLRGETFTFDVRNRCATCAEQPAGRKSSGIVLPKMNLILGPWAGTEFFANYGEGYHSNDARSAVALGSSPLARARSYEGGVRSRPFGADGVELIATLWRLDLKSELVFVGDEGTTEIRGATRREGVEVAARGQVWGPLYFNGSVTWTKAEFRNGDAIPLAPEVTAYGALLLKWPEGLTSQLQATYLGVRPLIEDRSIKSPAWIDFDLSERYQLPIKLPHGRMEAFLFIQNLFNTKWEQATFAFSSQLRNETAAVQDIHFVPGNPRMVMGGLAWYF; from the coding sequence ATGAGGCGTCATGTAGTCGCAGTTATCGTTATGTGTCTTGCGGTGAGTGGCATTGAGCGAGCCGCGGCCCATGATCCGGATGTGCCGGAATTGGAAGTCCCTGAGGTCTCCGTGATCGGCGAGCGGCCGGTGGCGGCCTCCTCTCAGCAATTCATTCCCGATAAAGAATATCTTCTTCAGCCGCAGGGCCGTCCGGCCCAGGTGTTGCGGTTGATTCCAGGTTTTCTCGCGGTCGAACATTCCGGCGGAGCGGGGAAGGCCGATCAATACTTTCTGCGCGGGTTCGATGCCGATCATGGGACCGATGTCGCATTCTTTGCCGACGGGATGCCGATCAATCTGCGCTCGCATGGCCATGGCCAGGGGTATACCGACCTCAATTTCATCATTCCTGAAACCATTGAAGGCCTGGACGTCAACAAGGGGGCCTATCTTCCCGAGTACGGCGACTTTGCGACGGCGGGGGCCGTGAACTTTCGCACCCGCGATGTGGTCAAGGAAGGGGTGGTGCAGTCGGCAGGCGGACAGTTCAGTACCACTCGCAATCTCCTGATGTTCTCGCCGACGACAGAGAAGGTTCGCACGCTCATTGCCGCGGAAGGCTATTACACCAACGGTCCGTTCCAGAGCGACAACCGCTACTTCCGCGCCAACCTCTTCGGGAAGCTGACGACGAATCTCAGCGGGCGGGATGAACTGAGCATCACCGGGACGTTTCACAAGGCGCAGTGGAATGCCTCCGGTGAAATTCCGTTGCGCGCCGTCACCGATGGGTCTCTCGATCGGTTTGGGGCGATCGACCCGTCGGAGGGCGGTAAAACCATGCGCAGCACGGCCAAGCTGAAATACCACTACGACACCACGTCAGGCGGGCAGTTCTTTGCGAATGCCTATGCCCAGCACTATCAGCTGGATCTCTATACGAACTTTACGTTCTTCCAAAACGATCCGGTCAACGGCGACGGAATTGTCCAGTCCGATCGCCGGGTGGTGTACGGCGGCGATCTCGGCTACAAGCAGCGTGGCGAGGTGCTCGGGTTGCCGGCCATCGGCACGATCGGCTTTCAAGCCAGAGTGGACGACATCCATGCCAAGCTTGGGACGCAGACGACGCGCGTCATGACCGGAACCACTACCGATACCGACATTCTGGAAGCGTCCTATGCCCCCTTCGTCAAAGCCGAGGTGCAGCCGACGGACTGGCTGCGGCTGGCCGGCGGTCTTCGCGGTGAAACTTTCACCTTCGATGTCCGGAACCGCTGCGCGACCTGTGCGGAGCAACCGGCCGGTCGGAAGAGCTCCGGCATTGTTTTGCCGAAGATGAATCTGATTCTGGGTCCCTGGGCCGGCACCGAGTTCTTCGCGAACTACGGAGAGGGGTACCATAGCAACGATGCGCGGTCTGCGGTAGCGCTAGGCTCATCGCCCCTTGCGCGAGCCAGGAGTTATGAAGGGGGCGTGCGGTCGAGACCCTTCGGCGCCGATGGCGTGGAATTGATCGCGACACTGTGGCGCCTCGACCTCAAATCGGAACTTGTTTTTGTCGGCGACGAAGGCACGACGGAGATTCGCGGGGCGACCAGACGGGAAGGCGTGGAAGTCGCTGCCCGAGGGCAGGTGTGGGGGCCGCTGTACTTCAACGGGAGTGTGACCTGGACCAAGGCGGAGTTCCGCAACGGCGATGCCATTCCCTTGGCCCCTGAAGTGACCGCGTACGGGGCACTCCTCTTGAAGTGGCCTGAGGGTCTGACGTCGCAACTGCAGGCGACCTATCTCGGTGTGCGGCCGCTGATCGAAGATCGCAGCATCAAGTCGCCGGCCTGGATCGACTTCGACTTGTCGGAGCGCTATCAACTGCCGATCAAGCTGCCGCATGGTCGCATGGAGGCGTTCCTGTTTATCCAGAATCTCTTCAATACGAAATGGGAACAGGCGACCTTTGCGTTCTCCTCTCAGTTGCGCAACGAAACGGCGGCCGTGCAAGATATCCATTTTGTGCCGGGGAATCCGCGGATGGTCATGGGCGGTCTAGCCTGGTACTTCTAA
- a CDS encoding DUF5666 domain-containing protein encodes MVRHLLLAFALVFTSSAAWAHGSGQHVLGTVTAIDGTHIEVKTPKGKVVSVTLTKQTHFKAKGNPSSTELPAIGDRVVIEATKDKKTLTATEVHYSAAKKVAPPQAPAAQ; translated from the coding sequence ATGGTACGACACCTTCTATTGGCCTTCGCGCTCGTGTTCACGTCCTCCGCCGCCTGGGCCCACGGGTCGGGCCAGCATGTGCTGGGCACCGTCACGGCGATCGACGGTACCCACATCGAAGTCAAAACTCCCAAGGGGAAAGTGGTCTCGGTGACGCTGACCAAACAAACCCACTTCAAGGCCAAGGGCAATCCGTCGTCGACGGAACTCCCTGCGATTGGCGATCGTGTGGTGATCGAAGCGACCAAGGACAAAAAGACGTTGACGGCAACGGAAGTGCATTACTCCGCGGCGAAAAAAGTGGCACCGCCGCAGGCGCCTGCGGCGCAATAG
- a CDS encoding carotenoid biosynthesis protein: MEYVTLFFKTILFRPYVFVFLAAFLFAAIQLIGWPRTWRFWLISWATAFVCEYSSTRNGIPFGWYHYNGSTLGQELYFSNIPFMDSISFSFLLYAAYCVALCLLQPIDRTAAALPLRSLRLDINTRTSWRLWILTALLFAFIDMVIDPVALRGDRWFLGKIYYYPDPGWHFGVPFANYVGWAVVGLISLAIYFPLDRRLPALNSFPSAATTLTLLLGVGLYYGVLVFNLAMTFWIGESFMGLSGLLMHVPMLILLASRLVETSQRPVAS, encoded by the coding sequence GTGGAGTACGTCACCCTCTTCTTCAAAACTATCCTCTTCCGTCCCTACGTCTTCGTCTTCCTGGCGGCTTTTCTCTTTGCCGCAATCCAATTGATCGGCTGGCCTCGCACCTGGCGCTTCTGGTTGATCAGCTGGGCCACGGCCTTCGTCTGCGAATACTCCTCAACGCGCAACGGCATCCCCTTCGGCTGGTACCACTACAACGGTTCGACGCTTGGACAGGAACTGTATTTTTCCAACATCCCGTTCATGGATTCGATCTCGTTCAGCTTCCTGCTCTACGCCGCCTATTGCGTGGCGCTCTGTCTCTTGCAGCCGATCGATCGCACCGCCGCCGCGCTGCCTCTGAGATCCCTGCGCCTGGACATCAACACACGCACAAGCTGGCGCCTCTGGATTCTGACAGCGCTGCTATTTGCCTTCATCGATATGGTCATCGACCCGGTCGCGCTCCGCGGTGATCGCTGGTTCCTCGGCAAGATCTACTACTACCCTGATCCCGGCTGGCACTTCGGTGTGCCCTTCGCCAACTACGTCGGCTGGGCCGTCGTCGGACTGATTTCGCTCGCCATCTACTTTCCCCTCGACCGCCGGTTGCCCGCGCTGAATTCCTTCCCCTCGGCCGCCACCACGCTCACGCTCCTTCTTGGAGTCGGTCTCTACTACGGAGTCTTGGTCTTCAACCTCGCGATGACCTTCTGGATCGGCGAGTCCTTCATGGGGTTGAGCGGCTTGCTCATGCACGTGCCGATGCTCATCCTGCTCGCATCTCGCCTGGTCGAGACATCGCAGCGCCCTGTCGCCTCGTAG
- the nikR gene encoding nickel-responsive transcriptional regulator NikR: MKKLVRFGVSLDHHLLDAFDQHIERRKYTNRSEALRDLIRDNLVGQEWDQNKETVGTITFVYDHHVRDLTSKLTDIQHDYHGKILSGMHVHLDHDHCLEVLVVKGKGSEIRKIADALVSVKGVKHGKLTMTTTGKGLD, translated from the coding sequence ATGAAAAAGCTGGTTCGGTTCGGCGTCTCTCTCGATCATCATCTGCTCGATGCCTTCGATCAACATATCGAGCGGCGGAAGTATACCAACCGCTCTGAAGCCCTGCGCGATTTGATCCGGGATAATCTCGTCGGGCAGGAATGGGATCAGAATAAGGAAACGGTCGGCACGATCACGTTCGTCTACGATCATCATGTGCGCGATCTCACGAGCAAGCTCACCGATATTCAGCACGACTATCACGGAAAGATTTTGTCCGGCATGCATGTGCATCTGGATCACGACCATTGCCTGGAAGTGCTGGTCGTGAAGGGGAAAGGCTCGGAGATCAGGAAGATCGCCGACGCGTTGGTGAGCGTGAAAGGCGTGAAGCACGGCAAGCTGACCATGACCACGACCGGTAAAGGTCTGGATTAA